Proteins co-encoded in one Flavobacteriaceae bacterium MAR_2009_75 genomic window:
- a CDS encoding UDP-N-acetylmuramyl pentapeptide phosphotransferase/UDP-N-acetylglucosamine-1-phosphate transferase (manually curated): MYFLETAISIFIAAFLLTYLTIPKIISVVEYKRLMDDPDKRSSHQSRTPTLGGIAFFYTLVFALFFIRGRDVFDEGFYIIPGLTILFIVGLKDDLVVISPGAKLIAQFFAVIFILVNPSFTIHSLNGFLNINEIPYYLYLIIGGFMMITIINSYNLIDGIDGLASVVGMVIMVIYTTIFYMTEEYFFALLSITMNASLMAFLGFNLSSDKKIFMGDTGSLIVGFIISILTLKFLALRPTAYTDLPFLLENAPLIAISILIVPLFDTARVFAIRIANKKGPFSPDRNHTHHVLIDYWGLTHKQASFIIGCFNLMFVMLFIVLGSTAKNLGMVIMLVSVVIFLGYIFFKYNYNFATLKQKILLKRKVEKIKSRVEEKGSLRRKDRKNAMGEPSGQKNDSLNGEPMIKPKKSDKANPINGEL; the protein is encoded by the coding sequence TTGTATTTTTTAGAAACAGCCATATCGATATTTATAGCGGCATTTTTGCTGACGTATTTGACTATACCCAAGATTATTAGTGTTGTCGAGTATAAAAGGCTAATGGATGACCCCGACAAGCGGAGTTCACATCAATCAAGAACTCCAACCCTGGGGGGGATTGCTTTTTTTTACACTCTGGTATTTGCACTTTTTTTTATACGGGGCAGGGATGTTTTTGATGAAGGTTTTTACATAATACCCGGCCTTACAATACTTTTCATTGTAGGACTTAAGGATGATTTAGTTGTGATTAGTCCAGGAGCCAAATTAATTGCGCAGTTTTTTGCCGTTATTTTTATTTTGGTGAACCCTAGCTTTACAATTCACTCTTTAAACGGATTTTTAAATATAAACGAGATTCCGTATTATCTATACTTAATAATTGGTGGTTTCATGATGATAACCATTATTAACTCGTATAACCTAATTGATGGTATTGACGGATTGGCATCGGTAGTAGGTATGGTTATAATGGTGATTTATACGACTATTTTTTACATGACCGAAGAATATTTCTTTGCCTTGTTAAGCATCACCATGAACGCTAGCTTAATGGCTTTTCTAGGATTTAATTTATCTTCCGACAAGAAAATATTTATGGGAGATACCGGCTCTCTGATAGTAGGCTTCATCATTAGTATTTTAACATTAAAATTTTTAGCGCTGAGACCTACAGCCTATACTGACTTACCTTTTTTGCTGGAAAACGCTCCATTGATAGCAATAAGTATACTAATCGTTCCCCTATTCGATACTGCAAGAGTATTTGCCATCAGAATAGCTAATAAAAAGGGCCCGTTTTCACCAGATCGCAATCATACTCACCATGTTTTAATTGACTATTGGGGCCTTACACATAAACAAGCCAGTTTCATTATCGGCTGCTTCAATTTGATGTTTGTGATGCTTTTTATAGTTTTAGGAAGCACCGCCAAGAATTTAGGTATGGTCATCATGTTGGTTTCAGTTGTTATCTTCCTAGGTTATATCTTTTTTAAATACAATTATAATTTCGCAACGCTAAAACAAAAAATTCTACTCAAGCGAAAAGTTGAGAAAATTAAGTCACGGGTAGAAGAGAAGGGAAGTCTTAGAAGGAAGGATAGAAAAAATGCCATGGGCGAACCATCCGGTCAAAAGAATGATTCCTTAAATGGTGAACCCATGATTAAACCTAAGAAAAGTGATAAGGCGAATCCTATCAATGGCGAACTTTAA
- a CDS encoding O-antigen ligase-like membrane protein encodes MLKITTVDTLIIILMFAFLPVDMVNGILLMNGINLPISFGQLYKLVILALLLTRLMFTIKLFISASIVIFILLIPSIYQVFHDPEGSSVFLDFIKISKYLTPFICFLFFVDALKHSKDKIYPLTLSLVKFSYVVLVLNIFVKYIGLGYPAYKSGGMGSKGFFYAGNEISALLIILCSIIAFRLWNKGLKSKYFVFLALNLLAGLTISSKTGILGILLVFFIIPFKGKSLNLKRFFPLLVGAMCLLPLALLFSWQFIKNSAIMVRIEFFYEKLDFWTFILSSRNVFLANSFDIYINEYNFIEKIIGVGQTKFELLNNSKVVEMDIMDIFFAYGVLGLLVFITMLVFVLVQAKVFSKTNRYPYANLVSMMVIILLVISTFAGHVFGSGMSAIFIGILFSLMYLKREIEKG; translated from the coding sequence ATGCTTAAGATCACTACGGTAGATACTTTAATAATTATTCTGATGTTCGCGTTTTTACCCGTTGATATGGTAAACGGGATACTTTTGATGAACGGAATAAATTTGCCAATATCTTTTGGTCAACTGTATAAATTGGTGATTTTAGCTCTTTTATTGACCAGGTTAATGTTCACCATAAAGCTGTTTATTTCGGCCTCAATTGTAATTTTTATTCTGCTTATCCCGAGTATATACCAAGTATTTCATGACCCCGAAGGCAGTTCTGTTTTTTTGGATTTTATAAAAATCTCTAAGTACCTTACCCCCTTCATCTGCTTTTTGTTTTTCGTCGATGCGCTCAAACATTCAAAGGATAAAATTTATCCCCTAACCCTATCATTGGTAAAATTTTCCTACGTAGTCTTAGTTTTAAACATTTTTGTGAAATACATAGGTTTAGGGTACCCCGCATACAAAAGTGGGGGCATGGGGAGCAAGGGGTTTTTTTATGCGGGCAATGAAATATCCGCCCTATTGATAATCCTTTGCTCAATAATCGCTTTTCGTTTATGGAACAAGGGATTAAAATCCAAGTACTTTGTTTTTCTAGCTTTAAATCTTTTGGCTGGACTAACAATCAGTTCTAAAACAGGGATACTGGGAATATTGCTGGTGTTTTTTATTATTCCCTTTAAAGGAAAATCGTTGAACTTAAAGAGGTTCTTTCCTTTGCTCGTAGGCGCCATGTGCCTATTGCCATTGGCCCTCTTGTTTTCATGGCAATTCATAAAAAATTCAGCAATTATGGTAAGGATTGAGTTTTTTTATGAAAAACTCGACTTTTGGACCTTTATTCTCTCAAGTAGAAATGTCTTTTTGGCTAACTCTTTCGACATCTATATAAACGAATACAATTTTATAGAGAAAATTATTGGAGTCGGCCAGACCAAATTTGAGCTCTTGAACAATTCTAAAGTGGTTGAAATGGATATAATGGATATTTTTTTTGCCTATGGTGTGTTAGGTCTGCTTGTTTTCATTACTATGCTCGTTTTTGTACTGGTACAGGCAAAAGTGTTTTCTAAAACCAACAGGTATCCATATGCCAATCTCGTTTCAATGATGGTAATTATATTATTGGTGATATCAACTTTTGCCGGTCATGTCTTCGGCTCCGGAATGTCCGCTATATTTATAGGTATTCTATTCAGTTTAATGTACTTGAAACGAGAAATAGAAAAGGGATAG
- a CDS encoding glycosyltransferase involved in cell wall biosynthesis: MSLYLVSNMYPSESGLRYGIFVKRFEEAIDKDFEVKRIVLTKKNSFIDKAVGYMKLFLGIIRLYFTANKKDVVYVHFPTYVAIFLYPLIWRNVPLVINFHGSDAVPDSFVKKILILILGPVVRKCQQIVVPSESYRAKISRMFTVQESEIFIYPSGGLDAQVFYPLKKSTDVFTIGFISNFIRQKGWSVFLEALTILNKEYKAIKYEAIMIGDGPDLKNIKEEINKQNLKVSLKEGVDQTELVRIYNSLDVFVFPTYRESLGLVGLEAMMCGTPVIASDVEGPREYVMEGYNGFLFKKGNGKELADKLYRYYLLSASEISSMKQNCIDTSMKYENKYINTVLLRLLNKLTA; this comes from the coding sequence ATGAGTCTTTACCTTGTTTCCAACATGTATCCTTCCGAATCAGGTTTGAGGTATGGTATTTTTGTAAAAAGATTTGAAGAAGCTATTGATAAAGACTTTGAGGTCAAACGTATAGTACTCACGAAAAAGAACTCTTTTATAGATAAGGCGGTGGGTTACATGAAACTATTCCTTGGAATAATAAGGCTGTATTTTACTGCAAACAAGAAGGATGTTGTATATGTTCACTTTCCTACGTATGTAGCTATTTTTTTATATCCGTTAATATGGAGAAATGTTCCCTTGGTCATTAATTTTCATGGTAGTGACGCCGTACCCGATTCATTTGTAAAGAAAATTTTAATTTTGATATTGGGGCCGGTAGTCAGAAAATGCCAACAAATAGTGGTGCCCTCCGAATCGTACCGAGCCAAGATAAGTCGTATGTTTACGGTTCAGGAAAGTGAGATTTTTATCTACCCTTCTGGGGGTCTTGATGCACAAGTTTTTTATCCTTTAAAAAAAAGTACTGATGTTTTTACCATTGGTTTTATTTCCAATTTTATACGCCAAAAAGGATGGTCCGTTTTTCTAGAGGCACTCACTATCTTAAACAAAGAGTATAAAGCCATTAAATACGAGGCTATAATGATAGGTGATGGCCCGGATCTGAAAAATATCAAAGAAGAAATCAACAAACAAAATTTGAAAGTCAGTTTAAAGGAAGGGGTGGACCAAACTGAGCTTGTTAGAATTTATAATTCTCTTGATGTTTTCGTTTTTCCAACTTACAGGGAAAGCCTGGGCTTAGTTGGCTTAGAGGCAATGATGTGTGGAACACCAGTTATAGCAAGCGATGTTGAAGGCCCTCGTGAGTACGTTATGGAAGGCTATAATGGCTTTCTTTTTAAGAAAGGCAATGGTAAGGAATTGGCTGATAAGCTATACCGGTATTATTTGTTATCGGCTTCTGAAATATCTAGTATGAAACAAAATTGTATAGACACTTCGATGAAATATGAAAACAAATATATAAATACAGTACTATTAAGGCTATTGAACAAGTTGACAGCCTAA
- a CDS encoding O-antigen ligase-like membrane protein produces MSIIDLKEAGRLRVKFFGQKNSFFFGDAGAIILFLFAFFLPIHTGASNFFLIGFMVVVVYGIIKGGVRNRSRIVGWKMLVFTPFTFFILHVIGLGYSESSVLGLSYLERSLSFLLVPLILLFATPKEIAFLRVLFLKGLIVGASISLLFLITTNLYHYFNAQESFHIGFDLFDYYHTYLKFTQPLDQHPTYLGVYYLTAIIFVDEIADNKQLKYLVAGLFGLGFLFLNSRIIFAMLLLLLFFYLARVVKKMVLGRKHLKLIILSVALLLGLISSIELISKSYIGSRIKSIYKFEMSSQTEAKFNSHSKSNPRMARYISAIELIKNRPFFGYGTTGERINLKREFSKDGLNFAVDQNYNSHNQYLGYAVRYGIMGLGTLFFLFCSNFYLAWSIKDGRYLFIVFLIASVCLVENYFDRNFGITFSAVFFTIFSYQALMVKRVI; encoded by the coding sequence ATGTCAATCATAGATTTAAAGGAGGCAGGTAGGCTTCGTGTAAAATTTTTTGGACAAAAAAACTCCTTTTTCTTTGGGGATGCAGGCGCAATTATACTTTTTTTATTTGCTTTTTTCCTTCCCATACATACGGGGGCCAGTAATTTCTTTTTGATTGGTTTTATGGTTGTTGTGGTATATGGCATAATTAAGGGTGGAGTAAGAAACAGAAGTCGTATTGTAGGCTGGAAGATGCTCGTTTTTACTCCTTTTACATTTTTTATACTGCATGTAATAGGTCTTGGCTATTCAGAAAGCTCTGTTCTCGGACTGTCTTATCTTGAGAGAAGCCTGTCGTTTTTATTAGTGCCGCTTATATTGCTTTTTGCCACCCCAAAAGAGATAGCATTTTTAAGAGTACTTTTTTTAAAAGGGCTGATTGTGGGTGCGTCTATTTCTTTACTCTTTTTGATTACCACAAATTTGTACCATTACTTTAATGCCCAGGAATCCTTTCATATAGGGTTTGATTTGTTTGATTACTATCATACATATCTTAAATTTACCCAACCTCTTGATCAACACCCTACATATTTGGGAGTGTATTATTTAACGGCAATAATTTTTGTTGATGAAATCGCGGATAATAAACAACTTAAATATCTCGTGGCAGGGTTGTTTGGTCTAGGCTTTCTGTTTTTGAATTCACGTATAATTTTTGCAATGCTTTTGTTGTTGCTTTTTTTCTATTTGGCAAGGGTGGTAAAGAAGATGGTTTTAGGTAGGAAGCATTTAAAGCTGATTATTTTGAGCGTGGCTCTTTTACTTGGACTAATATCGAGCATTGAGCTCATTTCTAAAAGTTATATAGGTTCTCGAATAAAAAGTATTTATAAATTTGAAATGTCGTCGCAGACCGAAGCCAAGTTTAATTCCCATTCTAAATCGAACCCTCGTATGGCGCGATATATTTCAGCAATAGAATTAATCAAAAACAGGCCTTTTTTTGGTTATGGTACAACTGGGGAGAGAATCAACTTGAAACGGGAGTTTTCTAAAGACGGTCTTAATTTTGCAGTTGACCAAAACTACAATAGCCATAATCAATATTTAGGTTATGCCGTTCGTTATGGAATTATGGGATTGGGGACTCTTTTTTTTCTGTTCTGTAGTAATTTTTATTTGGCTTGGTCAATTAAGGACGGCCGCTATTTATTCATTGTTTTTTTGATTGCTTCCGTTTGTCTTGTTGAGAATTATTTTGACCGTAACTTTGGTATTACATTTAGTGCCGTTTTTTTTACTATCTTTTCTTATCAAGCCTTAATGGTAAAAAGAGTAATATAG